DNA from Flexistipes sp.:
CAGAATATCAATGCCCGCTTTGTTATACTCTCAAACGGAAATCTCCACTATTTCTGGGATCTGGAAATAGGCAATCCCGAAATTATCACAGAGTTTCCCACCCAGGAATCCCTTATTCACAGGCTTGACTTTAAGCCGAATAATAAAAGACTTGCAGATGAAGAAGTAAAAGCTGATTATATTGCACTTACCCAAAATCCTAACTTCAAAGAAGACCCTCAATACCAAAACGAAGAAACAAGAAAAAGATTTTTATGGGAACAGGGATTAAGAATACTCAGACCGTATCAGGTAAAATCAATCCATGCTTTGCAGGAATCAGCCAGGCAGGGAAATGACAGGTTTCTTTTTGAAATGGCAACAGGCACAGGTAAAACACTCATTTCTGGTGCCGTCATAAAACTTTTTTTGAGAACGGGAAATGCAAAGAGAATTCTGTTTCTCGTTGACCGTTTAGAGTTGGAAGATCAGGCATATAAAAATTTCAGGGATTATCTCGGCAACGATTTTCAGACGGTTATTTATAAGCAAAACCGTGATGACTGGAAAAAGGCTGAAATTGTTGTTTCAACAGTTCAGAGCCTATCTTCGCAGGATAAATACAAGAAACTTTTTTCTCCAACAGATTTTGATTTGCTGATTGCAGATGAATCCCATCGTGCCATCGGCGGAAATTCCAGGGCGGTTTTTGAGTATTTTATCGGCTACAAATTAGGGCTTACGGCGACACCTAAAAATTATCTGAAAAATGTAAATCCCGATGAATTGCCTTACCAAGACCCTCGGGCATGGGAGAGAAGACAATTATTAGATACTTATATTACTTTTGGCTGTAAAGACGGAGAACCGACATTCAGATATAGTTTAATTGACGGAGTAAAAGACGGATATTTGATAAATCCGATAGTGGTGGATGCAAGAACGGATATAACAGCCGAACTGCTTTCTGAAAAAGGGTACGCAGTTATGGTGAAAAATAAAGAAGGCGAAGAGGATGAAGAAACATATTTCCAAAAAGATTTTGAAAAGAAATTTTTCTCAGAGAAAACTAATAAGGTTTTATGCCAGACTTTCATAGAAAATGCTCTCAAAGACCCTATCAGCGGTGAAATAGGTAAAAGCATCGTATTTTGTGTCAGTCAAAAACATGCTTCCAAAATCACACAGACCCTGAATGAGATGGCAAGTAAAATATGGCCTGATAAATACAACTCAGACTTTGCAGTTCAGATAACTTCCAATATTACGGGATCACAACAATTTACCACTAATTTCGCCAATAATAATCTTAACGGACACACAAGGTTTCTTGATAATTATAAATCAAGCAAAACCCGTGTCTGTGTGACAGTAGGTATGATGACCACTGGTTATGACTGTGAAGACATTTTAAACCTTGCACTTATGAGACCAGTATTTTCACCCACTGATTTTATACAGATAAAGGGCAGAGGAACAAGAAGATACAGCTTTGAATATACTGACGAATATGGAGACAAGCATAAACAGGAAAAAGGTACTTTTAAGTTCTTTGATTTCTTTGCCAACTGT
Protein-coding regions in this window:
- a CDS encoding DEAD/DEAH box helicase family protein; the protein is MHRLDFKPNNKRLADEEVKADYIALTQNPNFKEDPQYQNEETRKRFLWEQGLRILRPYQVKSIHALQESARQGNDRFLFEMATGTGKTLISGAVIKLFLRTGNAKRILFLVDRLELEDQAYKNFRDYLGNDFQTVIYKQNRDDWKKAEIVVSTVQSLSSQDKYKKLFSPTDFDLLIADESHRAIGGNSRAVFEYFIGYKLGLTATPKNYLKNVNPDELPYQDPRAWERRQLLDTYITFGCKDGEPTFRYSLIDGVKDGYLINPIVVDARTDITAELLSEKGYAVMVKNKEGEEDEETYFQKDFEKKFFSEKTNKVLCQTFIENALKDPISGEIGKSIVFCVSQKHASKITQTLNEMASKIWPDKYNSDFAVQITSNITGSQQFTTNFANNNLNGHTRFLDNYKSSKTRVCVTVGMMTTGYDCEDILNLALMRPVFSPTDFIQIKGRGTRRYSFEYTDEYGDKHKQEKGTFKFFDFFANCEYFEEKFDYDEVLELPKVQKGKADWEDTPYETNEVEIFNPDKVKEIREETVGLEGMKIDRKLFEKAQRELSEDNDIKTAVENEQWDKAVKVTRDKYENKPELYLNLEKIRRSENLDRRISWREVLERIFGYIEKFKGKDELLEEEVEKFISIYKPENKYVPYIKNYLKAYITDEKFRDIINNKHFAELNVYPGFSMSEFKALNGWRETVPEYVKDYVPVNQYMN